A stretch of Desulfitobacterium dichloroeliminans LMG P-21439 DNA encodes these proteins:
- a CDS encoding GNAT family N-acetyltransferase yields MKIIQLKNGDTVQLREAVKEDATELVAYLLKIGGESDFLTFGSGEFSVSVSDEQAMLEESRTAKNKIMLLALVGNKVIGCLYFEGGARPRIQHTGEFGVSVLKDYWDKGIGTEMVKELIQWAKVSNIIRKLNLRVRSDNDRAMSVYERLGFIQEGLITREFFISGEFNNFIYMGLSID; encoded by the coding sequence ATGAAAATAATCCAACTTAAAAACGGAGATACAGTGCAATTAAGAGAGGCTGTAAAAGAGGACGCTACAGAGCTAGTTGCCTACTTACTAAAGATTGGTGGTGAATCGGATTTCCTAACTTTCGGATCTGGTGAGTTTTCAGTATCGGTAAGTGATGAGCAAGCCATGCTCGAAGAAAGCCGCACTGCCAAAAACAAGATTATGCTTCTTGCCCTAGTTGGTAACAAGGTGATTGGTTGTTTATATTTCGAAGGTGGAGCAAGGCCCCGGATACAGCATACGGGTGAATTCGGTGTTTCAGTCCTTAAGGATTACTGGGATAAAGGAATTGGAACAGAAATGGTGAAGGAATTAATTCAGTGGGCTAAAGTTTCAAACATTATTCGCAAACTCAACCTTCGAGTTAGAAGTGATAATGATAGAGCTATGAGTGTATACGAAAGACTTGGCTTCATTCAAGAGGGGTTAATTACTCGAGAGTTCTTTATATCAGGAGAATTCAATAATTTTATCTATATGGGTCTTAGCATAGACTGA
- a CDS encoding GNAT family N-acetyltransferase has product MIIRKFKHPDTEEIIEIWYNVSVVAHSFIPKEMWESHKDELRNKYLPIAETWVAEENGNLIGFISLLGNYIGALFITPKEQGKGVGTKLIEQARREKGHLNVGVYSKNIDAGRFYKKNGFAYLSEEVQPETGEVIINMTLE; this is encoded by the coding sequence ATGATAATTAGGAAATTCAAGCATCCTGATACTGAAGAAATAATTGAGATCTGGTATAACGTAAGTGTAGTCGCACACTCCTTTATTCCAAAGGAAATGTGGGAATCACACAAGGATGAATTAAGGAATAAGTATTTACCAATTGCGGAGACATGGGTTGCCGAGGAAAACGGTAATTTGATTGGCTTTATATCACTACTTGGTAATTATATTGGAGCGTTATTTATTACACCAAAAGAGCAAGGAAAAGGAGTCGGCACTAAATTAATTGAACAGGCAAGACGAGAAAAGGGGCATTTAAACGTTGGTGTTTACAGTAAGAATATTGATGCTGGAAGATTCTATAAGAAAAACGGATTTGCATATTTAAGCGAGGAAGTTCAGCCGGAAACGGGTGAAGTAATAATAAATATGACTTTAGAGTAA
- a CDS encoding nucleotidyltransferase family protein has protein sequence MRAINDIMAKRDQIVSIASHYKFSNVRLFGSVLREEEKAESDIDFLVECSDDCSLFDLISLKNDLEEILGRKIDVVTPDSVHWTIKDKILQEARPI, from the coding sequence ATGCGTGCGATTAATGATATTATGGCAAAACGTGACCAAATTGTATCAATAGCTTCACACTACAAATTTTCTAATGTTAGACTATTTGGTTCAGTTCTTAGAGAAGAAGAAAAGGCAGAAAGTGATATAGACTTTTTGGTTGAGTGTAGCGATGATTGTTCATTATTTGATTTAATCTCGCTTAAAAATGATCTTGAGGAGATCTTAGGAAGAAAGATAGATGTCGTCACTCCAGATTCTGTTCATTGGACAATAAAAGACAAGATCCTTCAGGAGGC